CATTGGTGTGAAAGCAAATACGGGTGGAGCGTGCCTTATGAGCGGCTCTGCTTCAGCACCGGAGTAATTCCGGCCTTGTATCAGCTGGTCGAGCTTATGTGTAATCGGGGAGAAAAAGCTTTAATGGTCACGCCGGCTTATGGGTTCTTCCAACATGCGGTTGATTACAATGACATAGGTTATGAATGTTCGCCACTGTCGGTTAAAGGGTCTGAGTTTAAAGTCGATTTTGCCGACTTGGCCGCCCGCGCCGCCAAACCCGGCATGAAAGTGCTTATCTGGTGCAATCCACAAAATCCGACCGGTACGGTATGGACGGAAGCCGAGCTACGTCAAGTAGCCGCCATCGCTGCCGCCAACAATCTGTGGTTGATTTCTGATGAAATTCACTGTGATCTGCTCCGGCAAGGCGTTAAGCACATTCCTTTGGCCAAAGTTACCGACTACCCGAAGCTGGTCACTTGCATGTCCGCCAGCAAAACTTTCAACATGGCCGGTTTGCAGTTCTCCAACATCATCATCCGCGATCCAGTTTTGCGCGAAGCTTTCAAAGAACGTGACAAAAACGTCGGTTTCTACAACCCTCTGTCCATTGTTGCCCACAAAGCCGCCTATGATCAAGGCGATGAATGGCTGTCCCAACTCAAAGCCTATCTGGACGGAAATTTTGCTTTTGTTCAGCAGTTCTTGCAAGCCGAGCTGCCTTTAACTAAATTTTCCATTCCGCAAGCAACTTATCTGGCCTGGGTGAATTTCAATGCCTATCTGGATGATGTGGAAGATTTGCCGAAATTTTTTGCTTATGAAGCCGGAATTTTATTGGAGGGCGGCGATAACTTGTTTGTCGGCAATGCCCGAGGCTATGTTCGCCTGAATTTAGCTCTGCCACGGCAAACTCTCGCCATCGCCATGCAGAGGATAAAAGATGGTATACTCAAGCATCAATCCGCCCGGAAGCTATAAGCTATAGTTTTGCGGTCTGCCCAACTCTGCTAGGTGCATGATGCTGGAGCCGAATATAAGAATGCCACGTATCACTTCACTACAGCTCTTTGACGAAACGATGTCGGACTCATGTGACAATATCGCCGAAAAGATGCCGAAAAATACGCAAAAGACTGATAGCCGCAACGACAAGATATTTCCTGCACTCCGACATCCGTTGACAGCAAGAGATTCTGCGCCGTGCGCATGCGCTCACGGTAAATAAAATCTTTTATATTTTCCCCCATCGTTTCTTTAAAAATCGACGAAAGATAAGAACGACTCAAGTAAACTTGATCCGCTATTTCCCGTAATGTCAGCGGCCGGTCAATATTCTCGCGTATGTAGTTGATAACCGTGTTAATTGCTCCTTTATAACGATTGTGGATTGAATTTGCCGCGGCAGCGTAATTATTTATAATCTGCTTGCCGACCAGTAAAAATTCATTCCAATTTTCAACCTCATGGAACAAAATTCCGTGGCGATAACACAACTGGTGGAACGAGGCTTCAAACGTATACAGCAAAATATGGTAATGTGCCTGATTCATAGCATTCAAAAACACTCGAAAAAGTCGAACCTCTTCGCCGCCCCCCTTGATAAACAGGGCTTGTTGCACCATTTTTCGGTATGCTTCTTTTTCTCGTCCCCGTATAGTAAGCTGGCATATTTCTTGGAATCTATATAAACGTTCATCGGCAACATCGGTCTGTTCATTCGCCATAAAATCACCTCGCACGCATTGTTAGCATCTGTTAACTACAATTTTAACACACGAAAATCATTTGACTATTCCCCCGCCCAAAATCGTAATAATTTTATATTTAACAAAAAAAGAATGATAACACGACAAAGTAAACTAATGCTAACATAAAGTTAGCCAAGGCAAAGGACGGTATTTACTCTGCGATGAAAAGAATTGCAATCTACGGAAAAGGCGGTATCGGTAAATCTACCACCTCTTCTAATCTCAGTGCCGCATTGACGGAAAAAGGCCTGCAAGTGATGCAAATCGGGTGCGACCCCAAGGCTGACTCCACCAAAAATTTAATGGGTGGGCAGCAAATTCCCACCGTTTTGGATCAGATTTCAGCTAAGGGCAGGTCCATAACACTTGACGATATCGTTTTCAAAAGCAAGACCGGCGTTTTGTGCGTTGAAGCTGGCGGCCCTGCCCCCGGTGTAGGCTGTGCCGGGCGCGGAATCATTTCCGCTTTCGAAAAACTGGAGGAACTGCACGCCTTTACCGCCTATCACCCCGATGTCATCATTTATGATGTTTTGGGCGATGTCGTTTGCGGCGGCTTCGCCATGCCTATTCGCAGCGGTTATGCCCGCGAAGTTTATATCGTATCTTCAGGGGAAATGATGAGTCTTTACGCCGCCCACAATATCGCTCGAGCCGTGGCAAATTTCAAGGAGCGTGGTTACGCCGA
This is a stretch of genomic DNA from Mageeibacillus indolicus UPII9-5. It encodes these proteins:
- a CDS encoding helix-turn-helix transcriptional regulator translates to MANEQTDVADERLYRFQEICQLTIRGREKEAYRKMVQQALFIKGGGEEVRLFRVFLNAMNQAHYHILLYTFEASFHQLCYRHGILFHEVENWNEFLLVGKQIINNYAAAANSIHNRYKGAINTVINYIRENIDRPLTLREIADQVYLSRSYLSSIFKETMGENIKDFIYRERMRTAQNLLLSTDVGVQEISCRCGYQSFAYFSASFRRYCHMSPTSFRQRAVVK
- a CDS encoding AAA family ATPase, yielding MKRIAIYGKGGIGKSTTSSNLSAALTEKGLQVMQIGCDPKADSTKNLMGGQQIPTVLDQISAKGRSITLDDIVFKSKTGVLCVEAGGPAPGVGCAGRGIISAFEKLEELHAFTAYHPDVIIYDVLGDVVCGGFAMPIRSGYAREVYIVSSGEMMSLYAAHNIARAVANFKERGYAELKGLILNSKNIADEIELTRRALPEIGTEITQIIPRSPEIQTAEAKGMTVFEAFAPGTSRMRDVYLELANKIMVTSPETADSSTSPMAGKTSKQNLFIGGLI
- a CDS encoding MalY/PatB family protein, which translates into the protein MQYNFDEIIDRRHTNSINTDGFRDFIFHAGPEMTFPYADDEFIRMWIADMEFACAEPIREAIIRRIERRIFGYTIMSLDKEYHQSFNHWCESKYGWSVPYERLCFSTGVIPALYQLVELMCNRGEKALMVTPAYGFFQHAVDYNDIGYECSPLSVKGSEFKVDFADLAARAAKPGMKVLIWCNPQNPTGTVWTEAELRQVAAIAAANNLWLISDEIHCDLLRQGVKHIPLAKVTDYPKLVTCMSASKTFNMAGLQFSNIIIRDPVLREAFKERDKNVGFYNPLSIVAHKAAYDQGDEWLSQLKAYLDGNFAFVQQFLQAELPLTKFSIPQATYLAWVNFNAYLDDVEDLPKFFAYEAGILLEGGDNLFVGNARGYVRLNLALPRQTLAIAMQRIKDGILKHQSARKL